From a region of the Theobroma cacao cultivar B97-61/B2 chromosome 8, Criollo_cocoa_genome_V2, whole genome shotgun sequence genome:
- the LOC18591365 gene encoding uncharacterized protein LOC18591365 has product MKGQDSPTAVSIAIPVQQQTTGSAKKHSSVAGFFGKSGYKFWVLAAILLLAFWSMFTGSVSLKWSSGDLTRFSDDSEFSVHDDLDVLELEEREKVVRKMWNVYTHSASLRLPKFWLEAFEAAYEYLSSDVPGVRDTAMSEIAKLSMRSLNLDPLSPKSKSTSQGRKTLNQADKHKDISVTGTMQ; this is encoded by the exons ATGAAGGGCCAGGATTCACCGACAGCGGTTTCGATAGCAATTCCCGTACAGCAACAAACGACAGGCAGTGCGAAAAAACACAGCTCCGTCGCGGGTTTCTTTGGTAAAAGTGGGTACAAATTCTGGGTCTTGGCTGCAATTCTCTTACTTGCTTTCTGGTCCATGTTCACTGGCTCTGTTTCTCTCAAATGGTCTTCTGGTGACCTTACTAGATTCTCTGATGACTCTGAGTTCTCTGTCCATGACGATCTCGACGTCCTC gaattggaagaaagagagaaggtGGTGAGGAAGATGTGGAATGTTTATACGCATAGCGCTAGCCTTCGTTTGCCGAAGTTTTGGCTTGAAGCTTTTGAGGCTGCTTATGAATATTTGTCAAGTGATGTTCCTGGTGTTCGAGACACGGCTATGTCTGAGATTGCCAAATTATCCATGCGCTCCCTGAATCTTGATCCGCTCTCCCCAAAATCAAAG AGTACCAGTCAAGGAAGAAAGACTTTGAACCAAGCTGATAAACACAAGGACATATCTGTAACTGGGACTATGCAATAA